The following are from one region of the Arcobacter defluvii genome:
- a CDS encoding ATP-binding protein has protein sequence MKWKKNYAAIYRAKKELLKPVKHLDKIKLDELVGIDTQKDAIIENTKRFLKGLPSNNVLLWGARGTGKSSLIKAILNKFKKDGLRLIEIDRDDLDDLIEISDLIREKPYKFIIFCDDLSFEEGEKGYKGLKRILEGSIEAPASNIKIYATSNRRHLITEYQKDNEGTKIGNNGEIHYSDSVEEKISLSDRFGLWLSFYHGTQDDYLKVVDFYFKDCEIDKEELYKEALRFAQLRASKSARTAKQFYNTYFNKEMK, from the coding sequence ATGAAATGGAAAAAGAATTATGCAGCAATATATAGAGCTAAAAAAGAGTTATTAAAACCTGTAAAACATCTTGATAAAATAAAATTAGATGAGTTAGTGGGAATAGATACTCAAAAAGATGCAATTATTGAAAATACAAAAAGATTTCTAAAAGGATTGCCCTCAAATAATGTTTTACTTTGGGGAGCAAGAGGAACAGGAAAATCATCATTAATTAAAGCAATTTTAAACAAGTTTAAAAAAGATGGCTTACGACTTATTGAAATTGATAGAGATGATTTGGATGACTTGATTGAAATATCAGATTTGATAAGAGAAAAACCATATAAATTTATAATTTTTTGTGATGATTTATCTTTTGAAGAGGGCGAAAAAGGATATAAAGGTTTAAAAAGAATTTTAGAAGGTTCTATTGAAGCTCCAGCTTCAAACATAAAAATATATGCAACATCAAATAGAAGACATTTAATAACAGAATATCAAAAAGATAATGAAGGTACAAAAATTGGAAATAATGGTGAAATTCATTATTCAGATAGTGTTGAAGAAAAAATTTCATTAAGTGATAGATTTGGATTATGGTTATCTTTTTATCATGGAACGCAAGATGATTATTTAAAAGTTGTAGATTTTTATTTTAAAGATTGTGAGATAGATAAAGAAGAACTATATAAAGAAGCATTAAGATTTGCTCAATTAAGAGCAAGTAAAAGTGCAAGAACTGCAAAACAGTTTTATAACACTTATTTTAATAAAGAGATGAAATAA